A window of the Zeugodacus cucurbitae isolate PBARC_wt_2022May chromosome 4, idZeuCucr1.2, whole genome shotgun sequence genome harbors these coding sequences:
- the LOC105214440 gene encoding uncharacterized protein LOC105214440, whose product MLKLVVLLSTLLAVAVARPGYLSHAPLLYSAPATVIHEPVLAKVGAVVKSFPTSVSHQSSSIVHSSAVAVEPILAPIVKTTYTAPVLHAAPIYKTIALPSLHASPSAGWW is encoded by the exons ATGCTGAAATTG GTGGTGTTGTTATCTACTCTGCTTGCCGTCGCAGTTGCGCGCCCCGGCTACCTCTCACACGCGCCCCTGCTCTACTCGGCGCCAGCAACAGTCATACACGAGCCGGTTTTGGCCAAAGTAGGCGCGGTCGTAAAGAGCTTCCCCACCTCGGTCTCCCATCAGAGCTCGTCGATTGTGCACAGTTCGGCCGTTGCTGTGGAGCCCATCCTAGCGCCCATTGTGAAGACCACTTACACAGCGCCGGTGCTGCATGCCGCCCCGATCTATAAGACCATTGCCTTGCCCTCTTTGCATGCATCGCCTTCGGCCGGTTGGTGGTAA